The following coding sequences are from one Mytilus trossulus isolate FHL-02 chromosome 8, PNRI_Mtr1.1.1.hap1, whole genome shotgun sequence window:
- the LOC134681489 gene encoding immunoglobulin superfamily member 22-like, producing the protein MHCFLEDPSNVEYIEGADAILTCKVSPTSLPVKWFKDGNAVELDDNCEQYNKGTKHILSIKHAKSDDSGEYCVKVGNFSRKLQLKIKDCFLEDPSNVEYIEGADAILTCKVSPTSLPVKWFKDDNAVELYNNCEQSNKGTKHILSIKHAKSDDSGEYCVKVGNFSRKLQLKIKDCFLEDPSNVEYIEGEDAILTCKVSPTSLPVEWFKDGNAVELDDNCEQSNEGTKHILRIKHAKSDDSGEYCVKVGNFSRKLQLEIKDYFLEGPSNIECIEGEDATLTCKIRSKDQSVNWMKDGKEKSLNENCTISNQGTKYHLTIKNVKSGDSGEYCMQVGKFSKKIQLKIKDCRGW; encoded by the exons ATGC ATTGTTTTCTGGAAGACCCTTCCAATGTTGAGTACATAGAAGGAGCAGACGCAATATTAACCTGTAAAGTCAGTCCTACAAGTCTACCTGTGAAATGGTTTAAAGACGGCAATGCTGTTGAACTAGACGATAATTGTGAACAGTATAATAAAGGCACAAAACACATCCTTAGTATCAAGCATGCTAAATCAGATGACAGTGGAGAATATTGTGTGAAAGTAGGAAACTTTTCCCGAAAACTACAGCTGAAAATTAAAG ATTGTTTTCTGGAAGACCCTTCCAATGTTGAGTACATAGAAGGAGCAGACGCAATATTAACCTGTAAAGTCAGTCCTACAAGTCTACCTGTGAAATGGTTTAAAGACGACAATGCTGTTGAACTATACAATAATTGTGAACAGTCTAATAAAGGCACAAAACACATCCTTAGTATCAAGCATGCTAAATCAGATGACAGTGGAGAATATTGTGTAAAAGTAGGAAACTTTTCCCGAAAACTACAGCTGAAAATTAAAG ATTGTTTTCTGGAAGACCCTTCCAATGTTGAGTACATAGAAGgagaagatgcaatattaacCTGTAAAGTAAGCCCTACAAGTCTACCTGTGGAATGGTTTAAAGACGGCAATGCTGTTGAACTAGACGATAATTGTGAACAGTCCAATGAAGGCACAAAACACATCCTTAGAATCAAGCATGCTAAATCAGATGACAGTGGGGAATATTGTGTAAAAGTAGGAAACTTTTCCCGCAAACTACAGCTGGAAATTAAAG attatttTCTTGAAGGCCCTTCCAATATTGAGTGCATAGAAGGAGAAGATGCGACTTTGACCTGTAAAATACGCTCTAAGGACCAATCTGTAAATTGGATGAAAGATggaaaagaaaaatcattaaacGAAAATTGTACAATTTCCAATCAAGGCACAAAATACCACCTTACAATAAAGAACGTTAAATCAGGTGATAGTGGAGAATATTGTATGCAAGTTGgaaaattttcaaagaaaatacagCTGAAAATTAAAG ACTGTCGTGGGTGGTGA